Proteins encoded by one window of Erythrobacter sp.:
- a CDS encoding thioredoxin domain-containing protein, which yields MTISPRLALFALAAPLALAACNGGEGEVAESEPIAAIAAPEGSSWTETVAVSEYDGYVLGNPEAPIKVVEYASLTCPACAAFAQTGADPLKEEYVSTGVVSFELRNQVHNVFDLTLARLVRCGAPESFHPLSQQVWLNLAPLQQQMQAGSQALQGAEGLPPEQLYPLVAEASGFYDFFAARGISRDQAATCLADAASVDAIGDRSDQQSEEFEVTGTPTFFVNGTKVDGINWEDLEPVLQRAGARTE from the coding sequence ATGACCATTTCGCCCCGCCTCGCTCTTTTCGCTCTCGCCGCGCCGCTGGCGCTTGCCGCCTGCAACGGCGGGGAAGGCGAAGTCGCTGAAAGCGAACCGATCGCCGCGATCGCTGCGCCCGAAGGCAGCAGCTGGACCGAGACGGTCGCCGTCAGCGAGTATGACGGCTACGTGCTCGGCAATCCCGAAGCGCCGATCAAGGTGGTCGAATATGCCTCGCTCACCTGCCCTGCCTGCGCGGCATTTGCGCAGACCGGTGCCGATCCGCTGAAGGAAGAATATGTCAGCACCGGCGTCGTCTCCTTCGAGCTGCGTAACCAGGTGCACAACGTGTTCGACCTCACGCTAGCGCGGCTGGTGCGCTGCGGTGCCCCCGAAAGCTTCCACCCGTTATCGCAGCAGGTGTGGCTGAACCTCGCCCCGTTGCAGCAGCAGATGCAGGCTGGCAGTCAGGCCTTGCAAGGGGCGGAGGGCCTGCCGCCCGAACAGCTCTATCCGCTGGTGGCCGAGGCATCCGGCTTCTACGATTTCTTCGCCGCGCGCGGGATTAGCCGCGATCAGGCCGCCACTTGCCTTGCGGATGCCGCTTCGGTCGATGCGATCGGCGACCGTTCGGACCAGCAAAGTGAGGAATTCGAGGTTACCGGGACGCCCACCTTCTTCGTCAACGGCACCAAAGTGGACGGGATCAACTGGGAAGATCTCGAACCGGTGCTGCAACGCGCCGGCGCGCGGACCGAGTAA
- a CDS encoding thioredoxin domain-containing protein: protein MMKRLALAAALAALALPIAPALAQDWNAEYVATESGHRVGNPEAPLQLIEFISYTCPHCAHFEQEAEAELRYVYVHEGRAAREVRPFIRNIVDIAATLVAECGPEENFFANHRVLLHSQDTWLTRAQEMSPEQQARWNAGGIPQRLRAIASDLDFYELMEPQGYSVTELDACLSDQARAEAIVAASNASGQEFGVPGTPSFALNGALLPEVHSWSALQPILSAAREMPVESTQ from the coding sequence GTGATGAAACGACTGGCTTTGGCTGCTGCGCTCGCCGCACTCGCCCTGCCCATTGCGCCCGCCCTGGCACAGGACTGGAACGCCGAATATGTCGCCACCGAAAGCGGCCACCGCGTCGGCAATCCCGAAGCACCGCTGCAACTGATTGAATTCATCAGCTACACCTGCCCGCATTGCGCCCATTTCGAGCAGGAGGCCGAGGCCGAGCTGCGCTACGTCTACGTCCATGAAGGCCGCGCCGCACGCGAAGTGCGACCGTTCATCCGCAACATAGTCGATATCGCCGCAACGCTGGTGGCCGAATGCGGGCCGGAGGAGAACTTCTTCGCCAACCACCGCGTGCTGCTGCATTCGCAGGACACCTGGCTCACCCGCGCGCAGGAAATGTCGCCCGAGCAGCAGGCGCGCTGGAACGCCGGGGGGATACCCCAGCGGCTGCGCGCCATTGCCAGCGATCTCGACTTTTACGAGCTGATGGAGCCGCAGGGCTATTCGGTCACCGAACTCGACGCCTGCCTTTCCGATCAGGCGCGCGCCGAGGCGATTGTCGCCGCTTCCAACGCCAGCGGACAGGAATTCGGCGTGCCGGGCACGCCCAGCTTCGCGCTCAACGGCGCGCTGCTGCCGGAAGTGCACAGCTGGTCTGCACTGCAGCCGATCCTATCCGCCGCGCGGGAAATGCCCGTCGAGTCCACACAATAG
- a CDS encoding beta-lactamase family protein — translation MTSEILFSTFSRRAALRGGAMLGAGAAFAGLPFSSFAFGQSADTASRWPGVAQFVRSYVDERKVSGMVAALGWGQNAPDFLAAGDRTFGGASAVGPDTLYRIYSMTKPITGMATMMCIDEGLIALDQPLHEILPAFRNMQVQKTYDGAITADNLEPAVRPITIRHLLTHTAGLGYSIVQQGPLKAAYEARGLIPGAISRLEMAQTIFGGEATHSLEDFADGLAEMPLVYQPGTRWSYSVSLDLLGRVIEVASGQAFDAFLQSRIFDPCGMASTGFRVAREDAGRLAANYFLLGGVPVPVDLPNSSVFLDEPAFPFGGAGLVSSARDYDRFLQMLAGSGAIDGQQVMSEAAVRLGTSDLMPDTLAADGAFSFGERAFGYGAGGLVGQGDAAGLFGWFGAAGTAGLVNTNYGLRHTLMTQYMPAQEYDVQGRFPLVVAQDAVRMLAN, via the coding sequence ATGACCAGCGAAATCCTGTTTTCCACCTTCTCCCGCCGGGCTGCCCTGCGCGGCGGAGCCATGCTCGGCGCGGGCGCTGCCTTTGCGGGGCTGCCGTTCTCCTCCTTCGCTTTCGGCCAGAGCGCCGATACTGCCAGTCGCTGGCCGGGAGTCGCACAGTTCGTTCGTTCCTACGTCGATGAGCGCAAGGTTTCCGGCATGGTCGCCGCGCTCGGCTGGGGGCAGAACGCGCCCGATTTCCTCGCCGCCGGGGATCGTACTTTCGGCGGGGCCAGCGCGGTCGGGCCGGATACGCTGTACCGCATCTATTCGATGACCAAGCCGATCACCGGCATGGCGACGATGATGTGCATCGATGAGGGGCTGATCGCGCTCGACCAGCCGTTGCACGAAATTCTCCCGGCCTTCCGCAACATGCAGGTGCAGAAGACCTATGACGGGGCGATCACGGCGGACAATCTGGAACCCGCCGTCCGCCCGATCACCATCCGCCACCTGCTGACGCACACCGCAGGTTTGGGTTATTCCATCGTCCAGCAGGGGCCGCTCAAAGCCGCCTACGAAGCGCGCGGATTGATCCCCGGCGCGATCAGCCGACTGGAAATGGCGCAGACGATTTTCGGCGGTGAGGCGACGCACAGCCTGGAAGATTTCGCCGACGGCCTCGCGGAAATGCCGCTGGTCTACCAGCCGGGCACCCGCTGGAGCTATTCGGTCAGCCTCGACCTGCTGGGCCGGGTGATTGAAGTAGCGAGCGGGCAGGCCTTCGATGCGTTCCTGCAAAGCCGGATTTTCGATCCCTGCGGCATGGCCTCCACCGGCTTCCGCGTGGCGCGGGAGGATGCCGGGCGGCTTGCGGCGAATTACTTCCTGCTCGGCGGAGTGCCGGTGCCGGTCGACCTGCCCAACAGTTCGGTGTTCCTCGATGAGCCAGCGTTCCCGTTCGGTGGGGCGGGGCTGGTTTCCTCGGCGCGCGATTATGACCGCTTCCTGCAAATGCTTGCAGGTTCGGGCGCGATCGACGGGCAGCAGGTGATGAGCGAGGCGGCGGTGCGGCTCGGTACCTCCGATCTGATGCCCGATACGCTGGCGGCCGATGGTGCCTTTTCCTTCGGCGAGCGCGCGTTCGGCTATGGCGCGGGCGGTCTGGTGGGACAGGGCGATGCGGCGGGGCTGTTCGGCTGGTTCGGCGCAGCGGGCACGGCGGGGCTGGTGAACACCAATTACGGCCTGAGGCACACGCTGATGACGCAATATATGCCCGCGCAGGAGTACGACGTGCAGGGCCGCTTCCCGCTGGTGGTGGCGCAGGATGCGGTGCGGATGCTGGCGAACTGA
- the nudC gene encoding NAD(+) diphosphatase, whose amino-acid sequence MAFPIAAITGHGMDRDDRTRADPMLLAAMRARADARVMRLDGLVPVVEGNALTFAPLDTLAQDAELVFLGLRDGAPLFAPVAPEGDLRPAYEMREGRAIIMSLAPRDLAIYAGARSLVDWHARHRFCANCGQPTAMSKGGWQRDCGSCKAQHFPRTDPVAIMLVEHEGALLLGRSNRFPPRSYSALAGFIEPGESVEEAVAREVLEEAGVVVRDVRYVASQPWPFPSQLMLGCHAIADSRELAIDTTELEDARWFSRAEVAEALAKGRDAESFVAPPPEAIAHTLLAWWLEEGQ is encoded by the coding sequence ATGGCATTCCCCATAGCGGCGATCACCGGCCACGGGATGGACCGGGATGATCGCACCCGTGCAGATCCCATGCTGCTCGCCGCGATGCGCGCGCGTGCCGATGCACGGGTGATGCGGCTCGACGGGCTGGTGCCGGTGGTGGAGGGCAATGCCCTGACCTTCGCACCGCTCGACACGCTGGCGCAGGATGCCGAACTGGTGTTCCTCGGCCTGCGAGACGGCGCGCCGCTGTTCGCCCCGGTCGCGCCCGAAGGCGATCTGCGACCCGCCTATGAAATGCGCGAAGGGCGGGCGATCATCATGTCGCTCGCCCCGCGCGATCTGGCAATCTACGCAGGCGCGCGCAGTCTGGTCGATTGGCACGCGCGGCACCGCTTCTGCGCCAATTGCGGCCAGCCGACCGCGATGAGCAAGGGCGGCTGGCAGCGCGATTGCGGTTCCTGCAAGGCGCAGCACTTCCCGCGCACCGATCCGGTGGCGATCATGCTGGTCGAACATGAGGGCGCGCTCTTGCTTGGCCGGAGCAACCGCTTTCCGCCGCGCAGCTATTCCGCGCTGGCGGGGTTTATCGAGCCCGGCGAAAGCGTGGAGGAAGCGGTGGCGCGCGAAGTGCTGGAGGAAGCGGGCGTGGTGGTGCGCGATGTGCGCTATGTCGCCAGCCAGCCATGGCCGTTCCCATCGCAATTGATGCTGGGTTGCCACGCGATTGCGGACAGCCGCGAGCTGGCGATCGATACGACCGAACTGGAAGACGCGCGCTGGTTCAGCCGCGCCGAAGTGGCCGAGGCGCTGGCCAAGGGGCGCGACGCGGAAAGCTTCGTCGCCCCGCCGCCCGAGGCTATCGCGCATACCTTGCTGGCATGGTGGCTGGAGGAGGGACAGTGA
- a CDS encoding DUF1489 domain-containing protein, translating into MAAKQPLNLTKIAFGAKSFADIAEWYANRTHFGVHTRYRPTRWEETIGGSLYWIHEHNIVARSQILSYEQQPDGRWWIMIEPKLVAVMPRPKRAHQGWRYLKGTPPRDLDEGEDIGEIIPGKLAGKLTRLGLI; encoded by the coding sequence ATGGCTGCCAAACAACCGCTCAATCTCACCAAGATCGCTTTCGGCGCGAAGTCGTTCGCCGATATTGCCGAGTGGTACGCCAACCGCACCCATTTCGGCGTCCACACCCGCTATCGCCCGACGCGGTGGGAGGAAACCATCGGCGGTTCGCTGTACTGGATTCACGAACACAACATTGTCGCCCGTTCGCAGATCCTCTCTTACGAACAACAGCCCGACGGGCGCTGGTGGATCATGATCGAACCCAAGCTGGTGGCGGTCATGCCGCGCCCAAAGCGCGCGCATCAAGGATGGCGCTACCTCAAGGGCACGCCGCCGCGCGACTTGGACGAGGGCGAGGACATCGGCGAGATCATTCCCGGCAAGCTGGCGGGCAAGCTGACCCGGCTGGGGCTGATCTAG
- a CDS encoding DsbA family oxidoreductase, which yields MVAGGGTVNTLDVDIWSDVSCPWCAIGYAQFARALELVADDVAVTVRWMPFELAPDLPPEGRSQAEHLGEVYGRTPEEVAAVREEIEAKAEAAGSPLAFAGDDELPTAMMWNTNAAHRLLRWALAWKGPEVQTALKLALFDAHFRHRRNISDPAVLAEIAGSIPELWAEGALDALADETLTMAVKFEEKRGRDSGVNAVPTFVVANKYVLQGAQEPEQFAKALVQIAQL from the coding sequence ATGGTGGCTGGAGGAGGGACAGTGAACACGCTCGATGTGGATATCTGGTCCGATGTTTCGTGCCCGTGGTGCGCCATCGGCTACGCCCAGTTCGCCAGGGCGCTCGAACTGGTGGCGGACGATGTGGCGGTGACGGTGCGGTGGATGCCGTTCGAACTCGCACCCGACCTGCCGCCCGAAGGTCGTTCGCAGGCAGAGCATCTGGGTGAAGTCTACGGTCGCACGCCCGAAGAGGTGGCGGCAGTGCGCGAGGAGATCGAGGCGAAGGCAGAGGCGGCAGGATCCCCGCTCGCCTTCGCAGGCGATGACGAGTTGCCTACTGCGATGATGTGGAACACCAACGCCGCGCACCGGCTGCTGCGCTGGGCGCTGGCGTGGAAAGGCCCGGAAGTGCAGACCGCGCTCAAGCTGGCGCTGTTCGACGCGCATTTCCGCCACCGCCGCAACATTTCCGATCCAGCCGTGCTGGCCGAGATCGCCGGGTCGATCCCCGAACTCTGGGCCGAGGGCGCGCTGGATGCGCTGGCCGACGAAACCCTCACCATGGCAGTGAAGTTCGAGGAAAAGCGCGGGCGCGACAGCGGTGTCAACGCCGTGCCGACGTTCGTAGTGGCGAACAAGTACGTGCTGCAAGGCGCGCAGGAGCCTGAGCAATTTGCCAAGGCGCTGGTGCAGATCGCGCAGCTGTAA
- a CDS encoding cyclase family protein yields MRKWIAITALALAPCQPVWAQEAAESETEASQFADTPDVGSIANITPEMVRGAAELVTEGKVYRLGIVSGRDTPVWGPREYDIEIIDLGVNGPNRVTGHDDRVSTHMGIGTQIDGLGHIGLDGVHYGGVPASEIMRPDGLVRYGAENLPPIVTRGVLINMAAHAGVEVLEPLASFGAAEIQAAAAAQGVTVRRGDVVLFHTGWLSRIGEREVFVNQAPGLNENGAQWLVEQGVVAVGHDTASGETNAPSPDGRILTVHALLIAQHGVYILETVDTRELAADGVHEFLFVLGAPRLEGNVQAIVNPVAIR; encoded by the coding sequence ATGCGGAAATGGATTGCCATCACTGCATTGGCGCTGGCGCCTTGCCAGCCAGTTTGGGCGCAGGAAGCGGCCGAGTCCGAAACCGAAGCGTCGCAGTTCGCGGACACCCCCGATGTCGGCTCCATCGCCAATATCACCCCGGAGATGGTGCGCGGCGCGGCGGAGCTAGTGACCGAAGGCAAGGTCTATCGCCTCGGGATCGTCAGCGGGCGCGACACGCCGGTGTGGGGCCCGCGCGAATACGATATCGAGATTATCGATCTGGGGGTCAACGGCCCCAACCGGGTGACCGGCCATGACGACCGGGTCAGCACCCACATGGGCATCGGCACCCAGATCGACGGGCTGGGCCATATCGGGCTGGACGGCGTGCATTACGGCGGCGTCCCCGCCAGCGAGATCATGCGGCCGGACGGGCTGGTGCGCTACGGTGCGGAGAACCTGCCGCCGATCGTCACCCGCGGGGTGCTGATAAACATGGCGGCCCACGCCGGGGTGGAGGTTCTCGAACCGCTGGCGAGCTTCGGCGCGGCGGAGATCCAGGCAGCGGCAGCGGCGCAGGGCGTGACGGTGCGGCGCGGTGACGTGGTGCTGTTCCACACCGGCTGGCTGAGCCGCATCGGCGAGCGCGAGGTCTTCGTCAACCAGGCTCCCGGCCTCAACGAGAATGGCGCGCAATGGCTCGTGGAGCAGGGCGTTGTCGCCGTCGGGCATGACACGGCCTCGGGCGAAACCAACGCCCCGTCACCGGACGGGCGCATACTGACCGTCCACGCGCTGCTAATCGCGCAGCACGGGGTGTATATATTGGAGACGGTGGACACCCGCGAACTGGCGGCGGACGGGGTGCACGAATTCCTGTTTGTGCTCGGTGCGCCGAGACTCGAGGGCAACGTGCAGGCGATCGTCAATCCGGTGGCGATCCGCTGA
- a CDS encoding DUF3391 domain-containing protein, with protein sequence MLKRVALSELETGMYVHKMLGGWLDHPFWKAKFLIGDANRLETLRASRLEGVIIDTAKGKDIRLADEATPAAAVRTGSKAAPGRIGALRQRKSIEPPPIMPTSTAQEVQAAEHIAGAAQKSLSRAFLAARLGKALNVRAVEPVVRDVYDSVRRNPQAFSGLMRCKLSNEFVYRHALAVSALMVSLAARMKLSDHETYQAGMAGLFLDIGTNYLPKEIAPANGDYRNAGAKIWEQHVVLGHRALENEGTVPRPVLEACLHHHERMDGTGFPKGLKADDIGQLARMAALCDSFDYMLTDSAGSSPLDPAQAVRKLVEMEGAFDPVILRQFIESVGLYPVGSFVRLRSERIAMVIDEDKEANAKPVVQAFYSLATGKKMKPLRIILADSDEEDEIVDIADLSGLDLEAQERLREVLFLGAHSSG encoded by the coding sequence ATGTTGAAACGGGTCGCACTCTCCGAGCTGGAAACCGGCATGTACGTCCACAAGATGCTGGGCGGCTGGCTGGATCATCCATTCTGGAAAGCCAAATTCCTGATTGGCGACGCCAACCGGCTTGAGACGCTTCGCGCGAGCAGGCTCGAAGGCGTCATCATCGACACGGCGAAGGGCAAGGACATAAGGCTCGCAGACGAAGCGACGCCTGCGGCGGCAGTGCGCACTGGCTCGAAGGCCGCGCCCGGCAGGATCGGCGCGCTCCGGCAGCGCAAGTCGATCGAGCCGCCGCCGATCATGCCGACCAGCACCGCGCAGGAAGTGCAGGCGGCGGAGCATATTGCGGGCGCGGCGCAGAAATCGCTCTCTCGCGCATTCCTCGCAGCGCGGCTCGGCAAGGCCCTAAACGTGCGCGCGGTGGAACCGGTAGTCCGGGATGTCTACGATTCGGTCCGCCGCAATCCGCAGGCATTCAGCGGGCTGATGCGCTGCAAGCTGAGCAACGAGTTCGTCTATCGGCATGCGCTGGCCGTCAGCGCGCTGATGGTCTCGCTCGCGGCGAGAATGAAGCTGTCCGATCACGAAACCTATCAGGCCGGAATGGCCGGGCTGTTCCTCGATATCGGTACCAATTACCTGCCGAAGGAAATCGCGCCTGCCAATGGCGACTACCGCAATGCGGGTGCCAAGATCTGGGAGCAGCACGTCGTCCTGGGTCACAGGGCACTGGAAAACGAAGGCACAGTCCCGCGCCCGGTGCTGGAGGCCTGCCTGCACCATCACGAGCGGATGGACGGCACTGGCTTTCCGAAGGGGCTGAAGGCCGACGATATCGGCCAGCTCGCCCGTATGGCGGCGCTCTGTGACAGCTTCGATTACATGCTCACCGACAGCGCCGGTTCCAGCCCGCTCGACCCGGCGCAGGCCGTGCGTAAGCTGGTCGAGATGGAGGGCGCGTTCGATCCTGTGATTCTCCGCCAGTTCATCGAATCGGTCGGACTCTATCCGGTGGGTTCGTTCGTGCGGTTGCGCAGCGAACGGATCGCAATGGTGATAGACGAAGACAAGGAGGCCAATGCCAAACCCGTCGTGCAGGCCTTCTATTCGCTCGCCACAGGCAAGAAAATGAAGCCGCTGCGAATTATCCTCGCCGATAGTGACGAGGAAGACGAAATCGTTGATATTGCCGATCTATCGGGGCTCGATCTGGAAGCGCAGGAACGTCTGCGAGAAGTGCTGTTCCTCGGCGCACACAGCAGCGGCTGA
- a CDS encoding DUF721 domain-containing protein: MPRDDTPKPGNSSPARPRRTAKPYERPRGGPAKAVADLVPQIGRAAFRRFGFVQSSVVTRWPEIVGPHHAKVCAPECIRFPMGEKTDGILELVVLPAHAPLIQHVIPEIIERVNRFFGYKAVAKIKMRQGAVKPPPAGEKRGIPPSLKPIPMDLGEGLRDIGDPELRAVLESLARSVANKEENE; this comes from the coding sequence ATGCCACGCGATGACACACCGAAACCGGGGAACAGCAGCCCCGCCCGCCCGCGCCGCACTGCCAAACCTTACGAGCGCCCCCGCGGTGGTCCGGCGAAGGCGGTGGCGGACCTCGTGCCGCAGATCGGCCGTGCCGCTTTCCGCCGCTTCGGCTTCGTGCAGTCGAGCGTCGTCACCCGCTGGCCCGAGATCGTCGGCCCGCACCACGCCAAGGTCTGCGCGCCCGAATGCATCCGCTTCCCGATGGGCGAAAAGACCGACGGCATTCTCGAACTGGTAGTGCTGCCGGCCCACGCGCCGCTGATCCAGCACGTGATCCCCGAAATCATCGAGCGGGTGAACCGCTTTTTCGGCTACAAGGCCGTGGCGAAAATCAAGATGCGGCAAGGCGCGGTTAAGCCACCCCCTGCTGGAGAGAAGCGCGGCATTCCGCCCTCGCTCAAGCCCATTCCGATGGACCTTGGCGAAGGCTTGCGCGATATCGGCGATCCGGAATTGCGCGCGGTGCTGGAATCGCTCGCCCGCAGCGTGGCGAACAAGGAGGAAAACGAGTGA
- a CDS encoding A/G-specific adenine glycosylase: MSATESSISSLLLEWYDAHARRLPWRAAPGAALPDPYRVWLSEVMLQQTTVAAVAPYFGTFVGRWPTVQTLAAAPEEEVMAAWAGLGYYSRARNLVRCAREVVDLGGFPSSEAELRKLPGLGDYTAAAVAAIAFGQRAVVVDANVERVVARLFAIAEPLPGARKAIRAKADSITPETRAGDFAQAMMDLGATICTARDARCLLCPVSTHCRGRASGDPLCLPVKAAKKAKPSRVGTAFWIERDGKVWLVQRAGKGMLGGMRALPDDGWSARGDGHGDAPLSGGWKGAGVVRHSFTHFDLELGVAVFAGAAAAPEGQGEWWPLDRLEEAGLPTLFAKAARQVLAHRPD; the protein is encoded by the coding sequence GTGTCCGCCACAGAGTCTTCAATCTCGTCATTGCTGCTGGAATGGTACGACGCCCATGCGCGCCGCTTGCCGTGGCGGGCTGCGCCGGGGGCAGCGCTGCCCGATCCCTACCGCGTGTGGCTGTCCGAAGTGATGCTGCAACAGACCACCGTGGCTGCGGTTGCGCCCTACTTTGGCACATTCGTGGGACGCTGGCCGACCGTTCAGACGCTCGCTGCGGCGCCGGAGGAAGAGGTGATGGCCGCCTGGGCGGGGCTGGGCTACTATTCGCGGGCGCGAAACCTTGTGCGCTGTGCGCGCGAGGTGGTGGATCTGGGGGGATTTCCATCCAGTGAGGCGGAACTGCGCAAGCTGCCAGGTCTGGGCGATTACACGGCGGCGGCGGTGGCCGCGATTGCCTTCGGCCAGCGCGCGGTGGTGGTGGACGCCAATGTCGAGCGGGTGGTCGCGCGATTGTTCGCCATTGCCGAGCCGTTGCCCGGCGCGCGCAAGGCGATCCGCGCGAAAGCCGATTCGATCACGCCGGAGACCCGCGCGGGCGATTTTGCCCAGGCCATGATGGATCTCGGCGCAACCATCTGCACCGCGCGCGACGCGAGGTGCCTGCTGTGCCCCGTGAGCACCCACTGCCGGGGGCGGGCGAGCGGCGATCCGCTGTGCCTGCCGGTGAAGGCCGCGAAAAAGGCCAAGCCAAGCCGGGTCGGCACCGCCTTCTGGATCGAGCGCGATGGCAAGGTCTGGCTGGTGCAGCGGGCAGGCAAGGGAATGCTCGGCGGAATGCGCGCCCTGCCAGATGACGGCTGGTCTGCCCGAGGCGACGGCCACGGCGATGCGCCCCTGAGCGGCGGCTGGAAAGGCGCGGGCGTGGTACGCCACAGCTTCACCCACTTCGATCTCGAACTGGGAGTGGCGGTCTTCGCCGGCGCTGCTGCTGCGCCGGAAGGCCAGGGCGAATGGTGGCCGCTGGACCGGCTGGAGGAGGCAGGCCTGCCGACGCTGTTTGCGAAAGCGGCGCGACAGGTGCTCGCCCATCGGCCTGACTAG